Proteins encoded within one genomic window of Jiangella mangrovi:
- a CDS encoding LLM class flavin-dependent oxidoreductase, which produces MKLAFSVSGHRPSRSAVAAAIAAEQAGFDEVWVTEDYVERGAFALAGAIAQATSTIRVGIGVVNPWTRHPVVLAMEFATLDELSGGRAIAGLGASNERWMTGQLGIPFERPLSRLAESVTLVRALLSGEPVRHEGDAYTVDSGLSFRPLRPDLPIVLGVKGPRAIELAARTADGVLLSFLAGPEYVRLVRASVGPDVRLAGYIGLSVDASGAEARDRIRPLVARFLGIHGDHLITRSAGLSPSSCDEFRAGLVAGTPRVDLVSDELMGRLVAAGTPADVAAAFGRFADAGLDVAVVRDDPDVEPEQTLRQAADAMAGGPVGS; this is translated from the coding sequence ATGAAGCTCGCCTTCTCCGTGTCGGGGCACCGGCCGAGCCGGTCCGCCGTCGCGGCCGCGATCGCCGCCGAGCAGGCCGGGTTCGACGAGGTCTGGGTCACCGAGGACTACGTCGAGCGCGGCGCGTTCGCGCTGGCCGGCGCGATCGCACAGGCCACGTCGACGATCCGGGTGGGCATCGGCGTGGTCAACCCGTGGACGCGCCATCCCGTGGTGCTCGCCATGGAGTTCGCGACGCTGGACGAGCTGAGCGGCGGGCGGGCGATCGCCGGGCTCGGCGCCAGCAACGAGCGGTGGATGACAGGGCAGCTCGGCATCCCGTTCGAGCGGCCGCTGAGCCGGCTGGCCGAGTCCGTCACGCTGGTCCGGGCGCTCCTGTCGGGCGAGCCGGTGCGCCACGAGGGCGACGCGTACACCGTCGACTCCGGGTTGTCGTTCCGGCCGCTGCGGCCGGACCTGCCGATCGTGCTCGGCGTCAAGGGACCGCGGGCGATCGAGCTGGCGGCCCGGACGGCGGACGGCGTCCTGCTGTCGTTCCTGGCCGGGCCCGAGTACGTGCGGCTGGTGCGGGCGAGCGTCGGGCCGGACGTCCGGCTGGCCGGCTACATCGGGTTGTCGGTCGACGCGTCCGGAGCCGAGGCTCGCGACCGGATCCGGCCGCTGGTCGCACGGTTCCTCGGGATCCACGGCGACCACCTGATCACGCGGTCGGCCGGGCTGTCGCCGTCGTCGTGCGACGAGTTCCGCGCCGGGCTCGTCGCGGGGACGCCGCGGGTGGACCTGGTGAGCGACGAGCTGATGGGGCGGCTGGTGGCGGCCGGCACGCCCGCGGACGTGGCGGCGGCGTTCGGCCGCTTCGCCGACGCCGGCCTCGACGTCGCCGTCGTCCGCGACGACCCGGATGTCGAGCCGGAGCAGACGCTGCGGCAGGCCGCCGACGCGATGGCGGGCGGTCCGGTGGGGTCATAG
- a CDS encoding metal-dependent hydrolase family protein gives MGQQPASLTITNARIFDGSSAELTEGDLHIVDGVIVDPETHAAADRTADAVVDAKGGTVVPGLIDAHCHAYGVGLDMVGIESSPLSYVALKAAQRLNNALRRGFTTVRDVAGGDPGLACAIDEGLTAAPRYFYTGPALSQTGGHGDPRPGDHDLCVGHTHMTEVVDGVDAVRTAVRERFRRGAHAIKIMTSGGVVSLTDPIRRPQYSPEEVRAITDEAARRGSYVAAHAYSPEAIEHSVTNGVRSIEHGNLLDEATAQLMADHDAFLVPTLAAYDALDRRGDALGLNPVSQAKNREVLDSGKHAIELAKSAGVRVGFGSDLMGDLEDDQLVGLRLQVEVLGVLDALRSATSVNALLLGRDDLGRIGAGAAGDVVLYDGDPFSDPSLLWGAADRRTVVRAGAVV, from the coding sequence ATGGGCCAGCAGCCTGCCAGCCTGACCATCACGAACGCGCGCATCTTCGACGGCTCCTCGGCCGAGCTGACCGAGGGCGACCTGCACATCGTCGACGGCGTCATCGTCGACCCGGAGACGCACGCCGCCGCGGACCGCACCGCTGACGCCGTCGTCGATGCGAAGGGCGGCACCGTCGTCCCGGGGCTGATCGACGCGCACTGCCACGCGTACGGCGTGGGCCTGGACATGGTCGGCATCGAGTCGAGCCCGCTGAGCTACGTCGCGCTCAAGGCGGCCCAGCGGCTGAACAACGCCCTCCGCCGCGGCTTCACCACGGTCCGCGACGTCGCGGGTGGGGACCCGGGGCTGGCCTGCGCCATCGACGAGGGCCTGACGGCGGCGCCCCGCTACTTCTACACCGGCCCCGCCCTCTCCCAGACCGGCGGCCACGGCGACCCCCGTCCGGGCGACCACGACCTGTGCGTCGGCCACACCCACATGACCGAGGTCGTCGACGGTGTGGACGCGGTGCGAACAGCGGTCCGCGAGCGGTTCCGCCGCGGCGCCCACGCGATCAAGATCATGACATCGGGCGGGGTGGTGTCGCTGACCGACCCGATCCGCCGCCCGCAGTACAGCCCCGAGGAGGTGCGCGCCATCACCGACGAGGCGGCCCGCCGCGGGTCGTACGTAGCCGCGCACGCGTACTCGCCCGAGGCGATCGAGCACTCGGTGACGAACGGCGTGCGCTCCATCGAGCACGGCAACCTGCTCGACGAGGCGACCGCCCAGCTGATGGCCGACCACGACGCGTTCCTGGTGCCGACGCTGGCGGCGTACGACGCGCTGGACCGGCGCGGCGACGCGCTCGGGCTGAACCCGGTGTCGCAGGCGAAGAACCGCGAGGTCCTCGACTCCGGGAAGCACGCGATCGAGCTCGCGAAGAGCGCCGGCGTGCGGGTCGGCTTCGGCAGCGACCTCATGGGCGACCTCGAGGACGACCAACTCGTCGGGCTGCGCCTGCAGGTCGAGGTGCTCGGTGTGCTCGACGCGCTGCGCAGCGCCACGTCGGTCAACGCGCTGCTGCTGGGCCGCGACGACCTCGGCCGCATCGGGGCGGGCGCGGCCGGCGACGTCGTGCTGTACGACGGCGACCCCTTCAGCGACCCGTCACTGCTGTGGGGCGCCGCGGACCGCCGCACCGTCGTCCGCGCCGGCGCCGTCGTCTAG
- a CDS encoding phosphoenolpyruvate carboxykinase (GTP), translating to MTTFAEPGAAHDLDDAPTSHARLLAWVREVAELTQPDRIHWCDGSDEEWTALTDELVDAGTIVRLNPEKKPNSFWARTDPTDVARVEERTFICSVDEADAGPTNNWRDPNEMKAEMTELYKGSMRGRTMYVIPFCMGPLTAENPMFGVELTDSPYVTVSMRIMARMGAHVLEAMGDDADFVPCLHSVGAPLEPGQQDVAWPCNETKFITQFPEERMIWSYGSGYGGNSLLGKKCYSLRIASVMARDEGWLAEHMLILKLTAPHGAVHYIAAAFPSACGKTNLAMLEPTIPGWKVETLGDDIAWMRFGEDGRLYAVNPEFGLFGVAPGTGWKTNPNAMRTIAKGNSVFTNVALTDDGDIWWEGMTDEEPAHLTDWKGRDWTPGNGELSSHPNSRFCTPIEQCPIIAPEYDDPRGVPISAILFGGRRRTTIPLVTEARDWTHGVFMGATLSSETTAAATGQVGVVRRDPMAMLPFIGYNSGDYFAHWIAMGKDADAVKLPKIFYVNWFRRDDDGDFLWPGFGENGRVLKWVIERMEGTAAATETPIGHVPTPESLDTSGLDLTAEQLAACLAVDPEEWRAEVPGINEWFEKFGDHLPTLLWAELDGLKARLGL from the coding sequence ATGACGACGTTCGCCGAACCCGGAGCAGCACACGATCTCGACGACGCGCCCACGTCCCACGCCCGCCTGCTCGCCTGGGTCCGCGAGGTCGCGGAACTGACCCAGCCGGACCGCATCCACTGGTGCGACGGGTCCGACGAGGAGTGGACCGCCCTCACCGACGAGCTCGTCGACGCCGGCACCATCGTGCGGCTGAACCCGGAGAAGAAGCCGAACTCGTTCTGGGCTCGCACGGACCCGACGGACGTCGCCCGTGTCGAGGAGCGCACCTTCATCTGCTCGGTCGACGAGGCCGACGCGGGTCCGACGAACAACTGGCGCGACCCGAACGAGATGAAGGCCGAGATGACCGAGCTCTACAAGGGCTCGATGCGCGGCCGCACCATGTACGTCATCCCGTTCTGCATGGGCCCGCTGACCGCCGAGAACCCGATGTTCGGCGTCGAGCTGACCGATTCGCCGTACGTCACCGTGTCGATGCGCATCATGGCCCGCATGGGCGCCCACGTCCTCGAGGCGATGGGCGACGACGCCGACTTCGTGCCGTGTCTGCACTCGGTGGGCGCGCCGCTGGAGCCGGGTCAGCAGGACGTCGCCTGGCCGTGCAACGAGACCAAGTTCATCACCCAGTTCCCCGAGGAGCGGATGATCTGGTCGTACGGCTCCGGCTACGGCGGCAACTCGCTGCTGGGCAAGAAGTGCTACTCGCTGCGCATCGCCAGCGTCATGGCGCGCGACGAGGGCTGGCTCGCCGAGCACATGCTCATCCTCAAGCTCACCGCGCCGCACGGCGCCGTCCACTACATCGCCGCCGCGTTCCCGTCGGCCTGCGGCAAGACCAACCTCGCGATGCTCGAGCCGACCATCCCGGGCTGGAAGGTCGAGACGCTCGGCGACGACATCGCCTGGATGCGCTTCGGCGAGGACGGACGGCTGTACGCCGTCAACCCCGAGTTCGGCCTGTTCGGCGTCGCGCCCGGCACCGGCTGGAAGACCAACCCGAACGCCATGCGCACCATCGCCAAGGGCAACAGCGTCTTCACCAACGTCGCCCTCACCGACGACGGCGACATCTGGTGGGAGGGCATGACCGACGAGGAGCCGGCCCACCTGACGGACTGGAAGGGCCGCGACTGGACGCCGGGCAACGGCGAGCTCAGCTCGCACCCGAACTCGCGGTTCTGCACGCCCATCGAGCAGTGCCCGATCATCGCGCCGGAGTACGACGACCCGCGCGGCGTCCCGATCTCGGCGATCCTCTTCGGTGGCCGCCGCCGGACCACGATCCCGCTGGTCACCGAGGCGCGCGACTGGACGCACGGTGTCTTCATGGGCGCGACGCTGTCCTCGGAGACGACGGCGGCAGCCACCGGCCAGGTGGGCGTCGTCCGGCGCGACCCCATGGCCATGCTGCCGTTCATCGGTTACAACAGCGGCGACTACTTCGCGCACTGGATCGCCATGGGCAAGGACGCCGACGCGGTCAAGCTGCCGAAGATCTTCTACGTCAACTGGTTCCGCCGCGACGACGACGGCGACTTCCTCTGGCCGGGCTTCGGCGAGAACGGCCGCGTGCTCAAGTGGGTCATCGAGCGCATGGAGGGCACGGCGGCCGCGACGGAGACGCCGATCGGCCACGTCCCCACGCCTGAGTCGCTCGACACCTCGGGCCTGGACCTGACGGCGGAACAGCTGGCCGCCTGCCTCGCCGTCGACCCCGAGGAGTGGCGGGCCGAGGTCCCGGGCATCAACGAGTGGTTCGAGAAGTTCGGCGACCACCTGCCGACGCTGCTCTGGGCCGAGCTCGACGGCCTCAAAGCGCGCCTGGGCCTGTAG
- a CDS encoding AraC family transcriptional regulator yields MDSLTDLLDDVRARGALVGRTVLDPRWSVRFATGSGLTLLAVLRGTAWILPPDGAPVRVGAGDVAVVRGPEPYTVAVDPASKPEDAVTLADYCARSVRAGAAGRTCDPGADGDTVVLTGDYDGAAGISERLLEALPRVLVIADAECPCPLLDVVADEVAAERPGQQVVLDRLLDLMLVSTLRGWFDRPQARAPHWYRRLDDSPVSRALRLLHDDPSRAWTVASLATAAGVSRAFLAREFTTQVGEPPMAYLAGWRLAMAADLLRETDATIEAIARRVGYGSAFALSAAFKRRRGLTPSHHRAVSRPAPRRAAPAADPTSVRGA; encoded by the coding sequence ATGGACTCGCTCACCGACCTGCTCGACGACGTCCGGGCGCGCGGCGCTCTGGTCGGGCGGACGGTGCTCGACCCGCGGTGGTCCGTGCGGTTCGCGACCGGGTCGGGGCTCACGCTGCTCGCCGTCCTGCGGGGGACCGCGTGGATCCTGCCGCCCGACGGCGCCCCGGTGCGGGTCGGCGCGGGTGACGTCGCCGTCGTCCGCGGGCCCGAGCCGTACACCGTCGCCGTCGACCCGGCGTCGAAGCCCGAGGACGCCGTCACGCTGGCCGACTACTGCGCACGGAGCGTCCGGGCCGGGGCGGCCGGGCGGACCTGCGACCCGGGGGCCGACGGCGACACCGTCGTGCTGACCGGGGACTACGACGGCGCGGCCGGCATCAGCGAACGCCTGCTCGAGGCGCTGCCGCGGGTGCTCGTCATCGCCGACGCCGAGTGCCCGTGCCCCCTGCTGGACGTCGTCGCCGACGAGGTCGCCGCCGAGCGGCCGGGGCAGCAGGTGGTGCTCGACCGCCTGCTCGACCTCATGCTGGTGTCGACGCTGCGCGGCTGGTTCGACCGGCCGCAGGCGCGGGCGCCGCACTGGTACCGGCGGCTCGACGACTCTCCGGTGAGCCGGGCGCTGCGGCTGCTGCACGACGATCCTTCGCGGGCATGGACGGTGGCGTCGCTGGCGACGGCCGCCGGGGTGTCGCGGGCGTTCCTGGCCCGCGAGTTCACCACTCAGGTGGGCGAGCCACCCATGGCCTACCTCGCCGGCTGGCGGCTGGCGATGGCCGCCGACCTGCTGCGCGAGACCGACGCGACCATCGAGGCGATCGCCCGGCGGGTCGGCTACGGCAGCGCGTTCGCGCTCAGCGCCGCGTTCAAGCGGCGGCGCGGGCTGACGCCGTCACATCACCGGGCGGTCAGCCGGCCAGCGCCGCGGCGAGCAGCTCCCGCCGCCGATCCGACGTCGGTCCGAGGAGCCTGA
- a CDS encoding M24 family metallopeptidase, with protein MTAGTTRFTVPPRPGVDTAALARHRLDRLRAGLAEQPYDAVVLTEPESVLYATGYRSMPGQVFRTHRMAALVTASDLWLVAPAADVPAADATSVPVGRISPFGRFYVESGSPDPVTEVADRHDGLAAALATAVAELPQSTRLAVETRDLPADVLAACGDVVDDGAGLLFAARSRKLPAEVELLRYAARLAEAGIDAALEAAGPGTTEAELAAVVAGTMVAGGGDPRFVVALTGERSALADAVPSNRAWQPGEIARFDVGCVVDGYWSDIGRTAVLGEPTARQRHVYAAVRAGEDEQLAAARPGLPAAELFGIGLAAVARGVPRYRRQHCGHGIGLSIYEPPIVAPGVGTELAADMTFCFETPYYELGWGGMMVEDAVVVTGDGVEVLTRSSRDLRVVPA; from the coding sequence ATGACGGCAGGCACCACCCGGTTCACCGTTCCACCCCGTCCCGGTGTCGACACGGCCGCCCTCGCGCGCCACCGGCTCGACCGGCTCCGGGCCGGGCTCGCGGAGCAGCCCTACGACGCCGTCGTGCTGACCGAGCCGGAGAGCGTGCTGTACGCGACCGGCTACCGCAGCATGCCGGGACAGGTGTTCCGCACCCATCGGATGGCGGCGCTCGTGACCGCCTCCGACCTCTGGCTGGTGGCGCCGGCGGCCGACGTGCCGGCCGCCGACGCCACCTCCGTCCCGGTCGGCCGGATCTCGCCGTTCGGCCGGTTCTACGTCGAGTCCGGCTCGCCCGACCCCGTCACCGAGGTCGCCGACCGGCACGACGGGCTGGCCGCGGCGCTCGCCACCGCGGTGGCCGAGCTGCCGCAGTCGACCCGGCTGGCGGTGGAGACCCGCGACCTTCCCGCCGACGTGCTGGCCGCGTGCGGCGACGTGGTCGACGACGGCGCCGGCCTGCTGTTCGCGGCCCGGTCGCGCAAGCTCCCCGCCGAGGTGGAGCTGCTGCGCTACGCCGCCCGCCTGGCCGAGGCCGGCATCGACGCCGCGCTGGAGGCCGCCGGGCCGGGCACCACCGAGGCCGAGCTCGCCGCCGTCGTCGCCGGGACCATGGTCGCCGGGGGTGGCGACCCCCGCTTCGTCGTCGCGCTCACCGGTGAGCGGTCGGCGCTGGCCGACGCCGTCCCGTCGAACCGCGCCTGGCAGCCGGGCGAGATCGCCCGGTTCGACGTCGGCTGCGTCGTGGACGGGTACTGGTCCGACATCGGCCGCACCGCCGTGCTGGGCGAGCCGACTGCCCGGCAGCGCCACGTCTACGCCGCCGTCCGCGCGGGTGAGGACGAGCAGCTCGCGGCCGCCCGGCCCGGCCTGCCCGCCGCCGAGCTCTTCGGGATCGGGCTCGCCGCCGTCGCGCGCGGCGTCCCCCGGTACCGTCGGCAGCACTGCGGACACGGCATCGGCCTGTCGATCTACGAGCCGCCGATCGTCGCGCCCGGCGTCGGCACCGAGCTCGCGGCGGACATGACGTTCTGCTTCGAGACGCCGTACTACGAGCTGGGATGGGGCGGGATGATGGTCGAGGACGCGGTGGTCGTCACCGGCGACGGCGTCGAGGTGCTGACCCGCTCCAGCCGCGACCTGCGGGTGGTGCCGGCATGA
- a CDS encoding threonine synthase translates to MTYTRTLACLRCAATYPDPSLELVGRGCPSCEAGGVPANVLPVYDLSGRNAVPVADGEPGLFRYRALLPLAADTRAVSLAEGATPVVALPAVAAELGVGTVVVKDETRNPTWSYKDRLAAVAVTKAVELGINTVVVASTGNHGAAIAAYAARAGLRCVVLTVASVPSTMKTLMQVYGASVVALPEPRQRWSLMRELVRTFGWLAMSGHADPPVGSNPYGVDGYKTIAYELVEQLPSPPDVVVVPTAYADGLAGIARGFADLVALGLIERAPRMVAAEPFGPHAAALASGSELAGPVPYEPSVAFSTASPVGTFQGLSALRSTGGSAVAVPDDGVTLRAQRDLAASAGLYQEAASATAWPALATLAAQGSLGRDASVVVIGTSTGLKDVGATAATLPEVPVIEPTADALLAAIGT, encoded by the coding sequence ATGACGTACACCCGCACCCTGGCCTGCCTGCGCTGCGCGGCGACCTATCCCGACCCGTCGCTCGAGCTGGTCGGGCGCGGCTGCCCTTCGTGCGAGGCCGGCGGCGTGCCGGCCAACGTGCTGCCGGTGTACGACCTTTCCGGCCGGAACGCCGTGCCGGTGGCCGACGGCGAGCCCGGCCTGTTCCGCTATCGGGCGCTGCTCCCACTGGCGGCGGACACCCGGGCGGTGAGCCTCGCCGAGGGCGCGACCCCCGTGGTCGCTCTGCCGGCCGTCGCCGCGGAGCTGGGGGTCGGCACCGTCGTCGTGAAGGACGAGACCCGCAACCCCACGTGGTCGTACAAGGACCGGCTCGCCGCTGTCGCCGTCACCAAGGCGGTCGAGCTGGGCATCAACACCGTCGTCGTCGCGAGCACCGGCAACCACGGAGCCGCCATCGCGGCCTACGCCGCGCGGGCGGGGCTGCGCTGCGTCGTGCTGACGGTGGCCAGCGTGCCGTCGACCATGAAGACGCTCATGCAGGTGTACGGCGCGTCGGTGGTCGCCCTGCCGGAGCCGCGGCAGCGCTGGTCGCTGATGCGCGAGCTGGTCCGGACGTTCGGCTGGCTGGCGATGTCCGGGCACGCCGACCCGCCCGTGGGCTCGAACCCGTACGGCGTCGACGGCTACAAGACCATCGCCTACGAGCTGGTCGAGCAGCTCCCGTCGCCGCCGGACGTCGTGGTGGTCCCGACGGCGTACGCCGACGGCCTGGCAGGCATCGCCCGCGGGTTCGCCGACCTCGTCGCACTCGGCCTGATCGAGCGCGCGCCGCGCATGGTGGCCGCCGAGCCGTTCGGCCCGCACGCGGCCGCGCTGGCGAGCGGGTCCGAGCTGGCCGGCCCGGTGCCGTACGAACCGTCGGTCGCGTTCTCGACGGCGTCGCCGGTCGGCACGTTCCAGGGGCTGAGCGCGCTGCGCTCCACCGGAGGCAGCGCCGTCGCCGTTCCGGACGACGGTGTCACCCTGCGCGCCCAGCGCGACCTGGCCGCGTCGGCCGGGCTGTACCAGGAGGCGGCGTCGGCGACGGCGTGGCCGGCCCTGGCGACGCTGGCGGCGCAGGGTTCGCTCGGCCGGGACGCGTCGGTCGTCGTCATCGGCACGTCCACCGGGCTCAAGGACGTGGGCGCCACGGCGGCCACGCTGCCCGAGGTGCCGGTCATCGAGCCGACGGCGGACGCGCTGCTGGCCGCGATCGGGACCTGA
- a CDS encoding NAD(P)H-binding protein, with amino-acid sequence MTILITGATGKVGRRVAARLRDLGRPVRAAGRSSTPPFDWTEDSTWGPVLDGVRSAFVVPYDGAPLTRPFLAAALDAGVKRIVLLSGRGVDVDGYLPPEWLHANPHIDGEAALRSAAVDWTVLRPGWFAQNFSEGFFRDAILAGELRLPAGDGAASFVDAGDIAAVAVAALTEEGHVGQTYELSGPRALTMGEAVAEIAAATGREVRYTDVSHADFVRELVDQGWPEADAEGYAISVSPVRRGIDAYLSDGVERALGRPARDFRDVMRDAAEAGAWG; translated from the coding sequence ATGACGATTCTGATCACCGGCGCCACCGGCAAGGTCGGCCGCCGGGTCGCCGCCCGGCTCCGCGACCTCGGCCGGCCGGTCCGCGCCGCCGGCCGCTCCAGCACCCCGCCGTTCGACTGGACCGAGGACTCGACCTGGGGACCCGTGCTCGACGGCGTCCGCTCGGCCTTCGTGGTCCCGTACGACGGCGCACCGCTCACCCGGCCGTTCCTCGCGGCCGCGCTCGATGCCGGCGTGAAGCGCATCGTGCTGCTCTCGGGCCGCGGCGTCGACGTCGACGGCTACCTGCCGCCGGAGTGGCTGCACGCCAACCCGCACATCGACGGCGAGGCGGCGCTGCGCTCGGCCGCGGTCGACTGGACGGTCCTGCGTCCGGGCTGGTTCGCGCAGAACTTCAGCGAGGGCTTCTTCCGCGACGCCATCCTGGCCGGCGAGCTGCGGCTGCCCGCCGGCGACGGCGCCGCGAGCTTCGTCGACGCCGGCGACATCGCGGCGGTCGCGGTGGCCGCGCTGACCGAGGAGGGCCACGTCGGGCAGACCTACGAGTTGTCCGGGCCGCGGGCCCTGACGATGGGCGAGGCGGTCGCGGAGATCGCGGCGGCGACCGGCCGGGAGGTCCGATACACGGACGTCTCGCACGCCGACTTCGTCCGCGAGCTGGTGGATCAGGGCTGGCCGGAGGCCGACGCCGAGGGCTACGCGATCAGCGTGAGCCCGGTCCGCCGCGGCATCGACGCCTACCTGTCCGACGGTGTCGAACGGGCCCTCGGCCGACCGGCCCGCGACTTCCGCGACGTCATGCGCGACGCCGCGGAAGCCGGGGCCTGGGGGTGA
- a CDS encoding LuxR C-terminal-related transcriptional regulator: MTERLADGEAAALASGSLPALCSGSTARELDSSPRGVLRLARYEQLSGRERPAHDRLTAVLPTVTDAALRRDLEVQQQLGVAFEPAFGSFDLVPPGDARDARDATEVRALVAVAFHRLMVDGVEPAEGWTRTPSADDWDEQLGLEARARQGFLALLSRDDPDEVLDAVDLLYWVPTLALAQSLPAEALEAGLAARAAAARHGLGAMAPFMDHLIGCVYTTQLRVDEATPLVERGLAGFAASGNSSWWMHAKSIQHVLAVMSREQPPADMEELERLVLIGDWREGRRSLGHSVLMEMAIVLTSLGDVDGAGRIARAEGDLDELELTNADRALTAEMLFAAALADGDTAGAERLQRIVEHMMPSPYVLIVRERMRALLSDGAVLDPVVVQDLGNGFEIFRTRWLLLSHAVRRGRRDAALGALANLDAYASEARVAAVRTRAVQLFRTPVAAAEGVLSTRQLEIATLAAAGRTNREIAAALFLGVRTVEGYVAGVLRALGLARREDLATVSLPVSLGSAAGPGAAAEPVYLTLRQGQVAALIAAGASNVDIAEALGITEKTVDKHIAAIKERTGLGTRTAIAASFDTVLAGAAQPVGADG, encoded by the coding sequence GTGACGGAGCGTCTCGCCGACGGTGAGGCGGCCGCCCTCGCGAGCGGATCGCTGCCCGCGCTGTGCTCGGGTTCGACGGCGCGAGAGCTGGACTCGTCGCCGCGCGGAGTGCTGCGGCTGGCGCGGTACGAGCAGCTCAGCGGGCGGGAGCGGCCGGCGCACGACCGGCTCACCGCCGTCCTGCCGACGGTGACCGATGCGGCACTGCGGCGCGACCTCGAGGTCCAGCAGCAGCTCGGGGTGGCGTTCGAGCCGGCCTTCGGCTCGTTCGACCTTGTGCCGCCCGGCGACGCCCGCGATGCCCGCGATGCCACGGAGGTCCGCGCGCTGGTCGCGGTCGCGTTCCACCGGCTGATGGTCGACGGCGTCGAGCCCGCGGAGGGCTGGACCAGGACGCCGTCGGCCGACGACTGGGACGAGCAGCTGGGCCTCGAGGCCCGGGCCCGGCAGGGGTTCCTCGCCCTGCTCTCCCGGGACGACCCGGACGAGGTGCTCGACGCCGTCGACCTGCTCTACTGGGTGCCGACCCTCGCGCTGGCGCAGTCGCTCCCCGCGGAGGCGCTCGAGGCCGGTCTCGCCGCGCGGGCGGCGGCCGCTCGGCACGGGCTCGGCGCGATGGCGCCGTTCATGGACCACCTGATCGGCTGCGTCTACACGACCCAGCTGCGCGTCGACGAGGCCACGCCGCTGGTCGAGCGGGGCCTCGCCGGCTTCGCGGCGTCGGGCAACTCGTCGTGGTGGATGCACGCGAAGTCGATCCAGCACGTCCTGGCCGTCATGTCGCGCGAGCAGCCGCCAGCGGACATGGAGGAGCTGGAGCGGCTCGTCCTGATCGGCGACTGGCGGGAAGGACGCCGCTCACTCGGTCACTCCGTGCTCATGGAGATGGCGATCGTCCTGACCAGCCTGGGCGACGTCGACGGTGCCGGCCGCATCGCGCGCGCCGAAGGCGACCTCGACGAGCTCGAGCTCACCAACGCCGACCGGGCGCTGACGGCGGAGATGCTGTTCGCCGCCGCGCTGGCCGACGGCGACACCGCCGGCGCCGAGCGGCTGCAGCGCATCGTCGAGCACATGATGCCGTCGCCGTACGTGCTGATCGTGCGGGAGCGCATGCGGGCCCTGCTGTCCGACGGCGCCGTGCTGGACCCCGTCGTCGTCCAGGACCTCGGCAACGGGTTCGAGATCTTCCGGACCCGCTGGCTGCTGCTCTCGCACGCCGTCCGCCGCGGGCGCCGCGACGCGGCGCTGGGCGCCCTGGCGAACCTCGACGCCTACGCCAGCGAGGCCCGTGTCGCCGCCGTCCGCACCCGGGCGGTGCAGCTGTTCCGGACCCCTGTCGCCGCCGCCGAAGGCGTCTTGTCGACCCGGCAGCTCGAGATCGCGACCCTGGCCGCGGCCGGGCGCACCAACCGCGAGATCGCCGCCGCCCTGTTCCTGGGCGTGCGGACGGTCGAGGGGTACGTGGCGGGGGTGCTGCGGGCGTTGGGCCTGGCGAGGCGTGAGGACCTGGCGACGGTGTCGCTGCCGGTATCGCTCGGGTCCGCCGCCGGGCCGGGGGCCGCGGCCGAGCCCGTGTACCTGACCCTGCGGCAGGGACAGGTTGCGGCGTTGATCGCCGCGGGTGCCAGCAACGTCGACATCGCCGAGGCGCTGGGCATCACCGAGAAGACGGTCGACAAGCACATCGCCGCGATCAAGGAACGGACCGGGCTGGGCACGCGGACCGCGATCGCCGCCTCCTTCGACACCGTCCTCGCCGGGGCGGCCCAACCGGTGGGGGCCGATGGGTGA